The Thiorhodovibrio litoralis genome includes a window with the following:
- a CDS encoding M61 family metallopeptidase: MTASGILRYRVASRRPHAHLFDLTLSIPELPQPSALRDEEANAQSSDKSAGGEIKQARPLTFSLPAWIPGSYMIRDFARHLMKVHAQDATGPVVIEKRDKQTWHLPAARGTVSLSYQVYAGDLSVRGADLDHTHGYFNGACLFLQVAGCENWPCELNIERPADPCATDWRLATSMPSAGASAWGFGRYRAENYAELIDHPVEMGRFALVEFKVHGIPHTMAISGHQRADLERMGRDLTRVCEQQAALFGELPIDRYLFLTQVVGDGYGGLEHRASSSLICKRDDLPAPGESEISEGYRRFLGLCSHEYFHLWNVKRIRPHVFAEQGLEREVHTRLLWAFEGITSYYDDLALARSGLISPKEYLGLLANSISRVLRDPGRLRQTVAESSFDAWTKFYKQDANAPNAIVSYYVKGALIALALDLTIRHRTDGHQSLDDVMRALWQRNGRSDIGVPEREPERLAMEVTGLDLQSFFAQALDDTQDLDLTPLLASVGVTLHLRPAKHDKDLGGASDQPTPIEPIPSIGARLQAQGTEIKLAAVINDRPAERAGLAPGDMLVAIDGLRVDADTIKTQLARLPIGKPVTVHAFRRDELHVFELVPEPAPAEICELILLPDPPATDLEASAAWLHLQSPGTRIPDRPKQ, encoded by the coding sequence ATGACCGCATCCGGCATTCTCCGCTACCGTGTCGCCAGTCGACGGCCACACGCGCATCTGTTCGATCTGACCCTGTCCATTCCAGAACTGCCACAGCCTTCAGCATTGCGAGACGAAGAAGCAAATGCGCAAAGTTCAGACAAGAGCGCAGGCGGCGAGATCAAGCAAGCACGTCCGCTGACATTCAGCCTGCCAGCCTGGATTCCCGGCAGCTACATGATCCGCGATTTTGCGCGCCATCTGATGAAAGTGCACGCGCAAGATGCGACCGGTCCGGTAGTGATCGAAAAACGCGACAAGCAGACCTGGCACCTGCCCGCCGCCCGCGGGACCGTCAGCCTGAGCTACCAGGTCTACGCTGGCGATCTCAGCGTGCGGGGGGCTGATCTGGATCATACCCATGGTTATTTCAACGGCGCCTGCCTGTTTCTGCAAGTCGCCGGGTGCGAAAACTGGCCTTGCGAGCTCAACATCGAACGCCCGGCGGACCCCTGCGCAACCGATTGGCGTCTCGCCACCAGCATGCCCAGCGCCGGGGCTTCAGCTTGGGGATTTGGACGCTACCGCGCGGAGAACTATGCCGAACTGATCGACCATCCGGTGGAAATGGGCCGGTTCGCACTGGTGGAATTCAAGGTCCACGGCATTCCGCACACCATGGCAATCAGCGGCCATCAGCGTGCTGATCTTGAGCGCATGGGCCGCGACCTCACCCGAGTTTGCGAACAGCAAGCCGCGCTCTTCGGCGAGCTACCCATCGATCGCTACCTGTTCCTCACCCAGGTGGTGGGCGACGGCTATGGCGGCCTCGAGCACCGCGCCTCATCCAGTCTGATCTGCAAGCGCGACGACCTGCCCGCGCCGGGCGAGAGCGAGATTTCTGAAGGCTATCGGCGGTTTCTCGGGCTGTGCAGTCATGAGTATTTTCATCTGTGGAACGTCAAGCGCATTCGCCCGCATGTCTTTGCCGAGCAGGGGCTTGAGCGTGAAGTCCATACCCGGCTGCTGTGGGCCTTCGAAGGCATCACCTCCTATTACGACGATCTGGCCCTGGCGCGCAGCGGCCTGATCAGCCCGAAGGAATACCTTGGCCTGCTGGCCAACAGCATCAGCCGCGTGCTGCGCGACCCCGGGCGCCTGCGCCAGACGGTGGCCGAGTCGAGCTTCGACGCCTGGACCAAATTCTACAAACAAGACGCCAACGCCCCCAATGCCATCGTCAGCTATTACGTCAAGGGGGCGCTGATTGCGCTGGCGCTTGATCTGACCATACGCCATCGCACGGACGGCCACCAGAGCCTCGACGATGTGATGCGCGCGCTCTGGCAACGCAACGGCCGCAGCGACATCGGCGTGCCCGAGCGGGAACCCGAGCGCCTCGCCATGGAGGTCACCGGACTCGACCTGCAGAGCTTTTTTGCCCAAGCGCTCGATGACACCCAAGACCTCGACCTGACGCCGCTGCTGGCGTCCGTCGGTGTGACCCTGCATCTGCGACCGGCCAAGCATGACAAGGACCTCGGCGGCGCCAGCGACCAACCAACGCCGATCGAGCCGATCCCGTCCATCGGCGCGCGTCTGCAGGCACAGGGCACGGAAATCAAGCTCGCCGCCGTCATCAACGACCGTCCGGCCGAGCGAGCCGGCCTGGCGCCCGGAGATATGCTGGTGGCTATCGACGGCCTGCGTGTCGATGCCGATACCATCAAGACCCAACTCGCCCGTCTTCCGATCGGAAAGCCGGTGACCGTGCACGCCTTTCGCCGCGATGAGCTGCACGTTTTCGAGCTCGTCCCAGAGCCCGCACCGGCGGAGATCTGCGAGCTGATCCTGTTGCCGGACCCGCCGGCCACCGACTTGGAGGCCAGTGCCGCCTGGCTCCATCTCCAATCGCCTGGCACGCGCATTCCTGACCGCCCCAAGCAATGA
- a CDS encoding aldo/keto reductase, with the protein MEYTKLGSSDLTVSRIGLGTWAIGGWMWGGTDEDTSIETIRHAVELGVTLIDTAPVYGMGRSEEIVGKAIARHGLRDQVVLATKCALNWSDDETKVWREATRARIEREVEDSLRRLGTDRIDLYQIHWPDAKTPMEETARAMDDLHSAGKIRAIGVSNFSPEQMDAFRASAPLHANQPPYNLFEREAGDAVLPYCARHDIGTLTYGALCRGLLSGKMTRERQFGGDDLRRNDPKFQQPRFDQYLAAVAALEHFAREHCDKDVMALALRWLLDQPGHSVALWGGRSPEQMDPVNIIDGWSLDRQALDAIDQIVREHVTDPVGPEFMAPPTR; encoded by the coding sequence ATGGAATACACCAAATTGGGCAGCAGCGATCTGACCGTCTCTCGAATCGGACTGGGCACCTGGGCCATCGGCGGCTGGATGTGGGGCGGCACGGACGAGGACACCTCCATCGAAACCATCCGCCATGCCGTCGAGCTCGGCGTGACCTTGATCGACACCGCGCCGGTCTACGGCATGGGTCGCTCAGAAGAAATCGTCGGCAAGGCCATCGCCCGCCACGGACTGCGCGATCAGGTGGTGCTAGCGACCAAATGCGCGCTGAACTGGTCCGACGACGAGACCAAGGTCTGGCGCGAAGCCACGCGCGCGCGCATTGAGCGCGAAGTCGAAGACTCACTGCGCCGCCTGGGCACCGACCGCATCGACCTCTATCAGATCCATTGGCCGGATGCGAAAACGCCCATGGAAGAGACCGCGCGCGCGATGGACGACCTCCACAGCGCCGGCAAGATCCGCGCGATCGGCGTCTCCAATTTCTCTCCTGAGCAGATGGACGCCTTCCGCGCGTCCGCCCCACTGCACGCGAATCAACCCCCTTACAATCTATTTGAACGCGAAGCGGGCGATGCCGTGCTGCCCTATTGCGCGCGCCACGACATCGGCACCCTCACCTACGGCGCGCTCTGCCGGGGACTGCTCAGTGGAAAGATGACGCGCGAGCGCCAATTCGGCGGCGACGATCTGCGCCGGAACGACCCGAAATTCCAACAGCCGCGCTTCGATCAGTACCTGGCCGCGGTCGCGGCGCTTGAGCATTTCGCTCGCGAGCACTGCGACAAGGACGTCATGGCACTGGCCCTGCGCTGGCTGCTCGACCAACCCGGTCACAGCGTCGCCCTCTGGGGCGGGCGCAGCCCCGAGCAGATGGACCCGGTCAACATCATCGACGGCTGGAGCCTCGACCGTCAGGCGCTCGATGCCATCGACCAAATCGTGCGGGAGCATGTCACCGACCCCGTGGGGCCGGAATTCATGGCGCCACCGACTCGCTGA
- a CDS encoding (2Fe-2S)-binding protein, which produces MITLTVNGEQREIEVDPQTPLLWVLRDHLGLTGTKFSCGIAQCGACTVHVDGVATRSCSTPVSAVAGREIVTIEGLSENADHPVQRAWVELDVPQCGFCQSGQIMAAASLLENNPKPSDADIDQGMGGVLCRCGTYNDIRAAVKRAAEIASEEA; this is translated from the coding sequence ATGATCACATTAACCGTCAATGGCGAGCAAAGAGAGATCGAGGTCGATCCGCAGACACCGCTGTTGTGGGTCTTGCGCGATCACCTCGGGCTGACCGGCACCAAGTTTAGCTGCGGGATCGCCCAGTGCGGGGCTTGCACTGTGCATGTCGACGGTGTCGCCACCCGCTCCTGCTCCACGCCGGTGTCGGCGGTGGCTGGGCGCGAGATTGTCACCATTGAGGGCCTATCGGAGAACGCCGATCACCCGGTGCAGCGGGCCTGGGTGGAGCTGGACGTGCCGCAGTGTGGCTTTTGCCAGTCCGGTCAGATCATGGCTGCGGCCTCGCTGCTGGAGAATAACCCGAAACCATCCGATGCGGACATCGACCAGGGCATGGGCGGCGTTCTGTGCCGCTGCGGAACCTATAACGACATCCGCGCCGCTGTGAAGCGTGCCGCTGAGATCGCGAGCGAGGAGGCCTGA
- a CDS encoding XdhC family protein, with protein MIPADQAILEAAVDWLNAGRSVHLVMVLRTWGSSPRPVGSLWALADDGASVGSISGGCLEEEVTRRLREAPPLPRPEILRYGVTADEARRFALPCGGQVELLAERLTDPQPLQSILDILCERRRIARRIDLADGATRLIPATRDTAAVQREEGAVVRLFGPVWRLLLIGDGAIARLVAEMAQALDIEVILCDPRIEDPASWSLPGVRLETAMPDDAVLAQATDPRSAVMTLAHDPRLDDLALLEALQADTGYVGALGSRASNAQRRERLATLGVPEHRLARLRGPIGLGIGGRTPAEIAISAIAELVAVRNGSPLAQRERDPADKDRDGSADTASAAAASAAAAAAAAAAAAAGTAAQA; from the coding sequence ATGATCCCGGCGGATCAGGCGATCCTGGAGGCCGCCGTCGACTGGCTGAATGCCGGTCGCAGCGTCCATCTGGTCATGGTGCTGCGCACTTGGGGCTCCTCGCCGCGACCAGTCGGCTCACTCTGGGCGCTTGCCGACGACGGGGCCAGCGTCGGCTCCATCTCGGGTGGCTGCCTTGAGGAGGAAGTGACGCGGCGGCTGCGCGAAGCGCCCCCCCTGCCCCGGCCGGAAATCCTGCGCTACGGCGTGACCGCTGACGAGGCACGGCGCTTCGCGCTGCCCTGCGGTGGACAGGTCGAACTGCTCGCCGAGCGGCTCACCGATCCGCAACCGCTTCAAAGCATCCTCGACATCCTCTGCGAGCGTCGGCGCATCGCCCGGCGGATCGACCTCGCGGACGGTGCGACCCGCTTGATACCGGCCACGCGCGACACGGCAGCGGTGCAACGAGAGGAAGGCGCCGTGGTGCGGCTGTTCGGTCCCGTGTGGCGGCTGCTGCTAATCGGCGACGGCGCCATCGCCCGGCTGGTGGCGGAGATGGCACAGGCGCTGGATATCGAGGTGATCCTCTGCGATCCGCGCATCGAGGACCCGGCGAGCTGGTCGCTGCCCGGCGTGCGGCTTGAAACCGCCATGCCCGACGATGCGGTGCTCGCACAGGCGACCGATCCCCGCAGCGCGGTCATGACCCTGGCGCATGACCCGCGCCTGGACGACCTGGCCCTGCTCGAAGCCTTGCAAGCCGACACCGGCTATGTCGGCGCCCTCGGCTCCCGTGCCAGCAACGCCCAGCGGCGCGAGCGACTCGCCACGCTCGGCGTGCCGGAACATCGATTGGCGCGCCTGCGTGGCCCCATCGGCTTGGGCATTGGCGGGCGCACCCCGGCTGAGATCGCTATCTCCGCCATCGCCGAGCTGGTCGCGGTGCGCAATGGCTCGCCACTGGCACAACGCGAACGAGACCCTGCCGATAAGGATCGGGATGGGTCTGCGGATACGGCTTCAGCTGCTGCGGCTTCAGCTGCTGCGGCGGCGGCTGCTGCGGCTGCGGCTGCGGCTGGCACAGCAGCCCAGGCCTGA
- a CDS encoding type III pantothenate kinase, which yields MHLIIDIGNTSIKWALWDGTALSDMQRARHHGALPIDLLAAWESLEGVTAVRASNVGPAAVKEAVANICQTLWQQSPQFINIDPARSPVRIAYPDPSRLGVDRWLSLCAAHRLYPGPKLIMHIGTAITFDALLEDGQHLGGHILPGIEALRATLFSTTQIPPEDRTDPDNTLWGTNTGQCIAAACLHAPAALADRLWHQLRKQTATTPRLLITGGDAERLSPLLTHPSFHHPDLVLQGIVQQP from the coding sequence ATGCACCTGATCATTGACATCGGTAACACGAGCATAAAATGGGCCCTGTGGGACGGAACCGCCCTGTCCGACATGCAGCGCGCCCGCCATCACGGCGCCCTGCCTATCGACCTGCTCGCCGCTTGGGAGTCGCTCGAAGGCGTGACGGCGGTTCGCGCCAGCAACGTCGGCCCGGCAGCGGTCAAAGAAGCCGTCGCCAACATCTGCCAGACCCTGTGGCAGCAATCGCCGCAGTTCATCAACATCGACCCAGCCCGTTCACCGGTGCGCATCGCCTACCCCGACCCCAGCCGGCTCGGCGTCGACCGCTGGCTATCGCTCTGCGCCGCCCATCGCCTCTACCCCGGTCCCAAGCTCATTATGCACATCGGCACCGCCATCACCTTCGACGCACTACTCGAGGACGGACAACATCTCGGCGGCCACATCCTCCCCGGCATCGAAGCCTTGCGCGCCACACTCTTCAGCACCACCCAAATCCCGCCCGAGGACAGAACCGACCCGGACAATACCCTCTGGGGCACCAACACCGGTCAATGCATCGCCGCCGCCTGCCTCCACGCCCCCGCCGCCCTCGCCGACCGTCTCTGGCACCAACTACGCAAGCAAACCGCAACCACCCCCCGCCTGCTCATCACCGGCGGCGACGCCGAACGCCTGAGCCCCCTGCTCACCCACCCCAGCTTTCACCACCCCGACCTAGTCCTCCAAGGCATCGTCCAGCAACCCTGA
- a CDS encoding EAL domain-containing protein, which translates to MSPTPWGRNSWRHRLADQAWKLSGCDELGEVLPERIIDIAERNGLVNAIGDWVLRPACRQARQWLDRELKFGRIAVNLSGQQIRGSDFDTHLSAIVNETGHPGPVSPGGRRGRDGDPDGP; encoded by the coding sequence ATGTCACCGACCCCGTGGGGCCGGAATTCATGGCGCCACCGACTCGCTGATCAGGCGTGGAAGCTGTCCGGTTGCGATGAACTGGGCGAGGTTCTCCCGGAGCGCATCATCGATATTGCTGAGCGCAACGGCCTGGTCAATGCCATCGGCGACTGGGTTCTGCGACCTGCCTGCCGCCAGGCCCGGCAGTGGCTCGACCGCGAGCTCAAATTCGGGCGCATCGCGGTCAACCTCTCTGGTCAGCAGATTCGCGGCAGTGACTTTGACACCCATCTCAGCGCCATTGTGAACGAAACGGGCCACCCCGGCCCAGTTTCGCCTGGTGGCCGAAGGGGTCGAGACGGAGACCCTGATGGACCTTAG
- a CDS encoding cation diffusion facilitator family transporter: MTSSSAADKPKPPIAVYGAMAANGVIAVAKGVAALFTGSSAMFSECIHSLVDTANEGLLLHGMKRSAHKPDQAHPFGTGNPIWDGIASMMIGLTLASVALILAYESRSLLIGEAADPLVIDSIRQLAREDADVVEAGRPLTMHLGPDEVLLNLDVRFRSSLSSETIMAVVDRLERGIRERHPEIKRIFIEAESLRREGAGAVSGTPPV; this comes from the coding sequence ATGACGTCGTCATCTGCTGCGGACAAACCCAAACCCCCAATCGCCGTCTACGGCGCCATGGCGGCGAATGGCGTGATCGCGGTTGCCAAGGGCGTCGCGGCCCTCTTTACCGGCAGCTCGGCGATGTTCTCGGAGTGCATTCATTCGCTGGTCGATACCGCCAATGAGGGGTTGCTGCTCCATGGCATGAAGCGCTCTGCGCACAAGCCGGACCAAGCGCATCCCTTCGGAACGGGCAACCCGATCTGGGACGGCATCGCTTCCATGATGATTGGTTTGACCCTGGCCAGCGTTGCGCTCATCCTCGCTTACGAGAGCCGTAGCCTGTTGATCGGCGAAGCGGCGGACCCATTGGTTATCGACAGCATTCGCCAACTCGCCCGCGAAGACGCGGACGTGGTCGAAGCTGGTCGTCCGCTGACCATGCATTTGGGACCCGATGAGGTTCTGCTGAATCTGGATGTCCGGTTCCGCTCCAGCCTGTCGTCTGAGACTATCATGGCCGTGGTGGACCGGCTGGAACGTGGCATTAGAGAACGCCATCCGGAGATCAAACGCATCTTCATCGAGGCCGAGTCATTGCGTCGGGAAGGCGCTGGTGCTGTTAGCGGCACTCCCCCCGTCTGA
- a CDS encoding nucleotidyltransferase family protein, translating into MPVGVLLAAGSSQRFGSDKRLHRLPDGTPMAVQSARTLQRALPRVLAVVREADEVADRLAAEGLEVILCPAAINGMGHSIACGVAASADADGWLIALADMPWIQPQSITAVATALAEGAAIARPVYAGQQGHPVGFSAAFGPALQGLQGDQGARHLLRRAALTEVPCPDPGVLRDLDR; encoded by the coding sequence ATGCCGGTCGGCGTCCTGCTTGCGGCAGGCAGCAGCCAACGTTTCGGCAGCGACAAACGGCTGCATCGGCTCCCGGACGGCACGCCTATGGCGGTGCAGTCCGCACGCACCCTGCAACGCGCACTACCCCGGGTGCTGGCCGTGGTGCGGGAAGCCGACGAGGTCGCAGACCGATTGGCCGCCGAGGGACTCGAAGTGATCCTCTGCCCGGCGGCCATCAATGGCATGGGTCACAGTATCGCCTGCGGCGTCGCGGCGAGCGCTGACGCCGACGGCTGGCTGATTGCGCTCGCGGATATGCCTTGGATCCAACCGCAGAGCATCACCGCCGTCGCGACGGCCTTAGCTGAAGGTGCCGCCATCGCACGCCCGGTCTATGCCGGTCAACAAGGTCACCCCGTTGGCTTCAGCGCCGCTTTCGGTCCCGCACTGCAAGGCTTGCAGGGCGACCAAGGGGCGCGCCACCTGCTGCGCAGGGCAGCGCTGACCGAAGTCCCTTGCCCAGACCCAGGTGTCCTTCGCGACCTCGACCGATAG
- a CDS encoding xanthine dehydrogenase family protein molybdopterin-binding subunit encodes MEMTRRTFLRTSLHASALAGGGLLIGFRIPAAEAATAPVADDEFAPNAWVRIAPDGKITAVVGSSEMGQGVMTAIPMLLAEELDADWQAVRAEFAPADAAYTNPIIGQQLTGGSTAVRGFWTPVREAGAAARMMLLATAAKRWGVDENACTARNSEIIHEASGRRLSYGALATDAAKQPVPNSAFLKDPSDFTLLGTRQKRLDTPAKCDGSALFAQDIQRPKMLTAVVQRCPVFGGKRTGFDAESARRVPGVVDVLPLHEDAVAVVAEGWWPAQQARGKLRIDWDFGDHGALSSATITRQFEQAVDSGINARSEGDVAQALKDAPKTLEATYEVPYLAHACMEPMTCVAEISETGCDVWVGTQAQTRTQQTAIEITGLPQEKVWVHTLFLGGGFGRRSEQDFVRDAVSLAKQTGRPVKVIWSREDDIQHDYYRPATYNRLAAALDSDGKPLAWRHRIAGPSIRARNSAQVRESGMDGSSVEGAKNLPYAIDNLEVTYAMVNPPVPVGYWRSVGSSQNAFVTEAFFDELARAAGRDPYELRLELLAKQPRHLGVLKLAAEKAGWGAPLPDGRARGIAVAEAFGSYCAEVAEVELEDKTVKVKRVVCAIDCGQIVNPAIIEAQMESAIAYGLNATLNGEITIGNGRVQQGNFDDYPLINIAEMPAVEVHIVKSDASPGGVGEPGTPPIAPAVANALLALTGKPVRRLPIRL; translated from the coding sequence ATGGAAATGACACGACGTACTTTTCTGCGCACCAGTCTGCACGCCAGCGCCCTAGCCGGCGGCGGTCTGCTGATTGGCTTCCGCATCCCCGCCGCTGAGGCCGCCACCGCGCCGGTGGCCGATGATGAGTTTGCGCCCAACGCCTGGGTGCGTATTGCTCCTGACGGCAAGATCACCGCCGTGGTCGGCAGTTCCGAGATGGGCCAAGGCGTGATGACCGCTATTCCGATGCTGTTGGCCGAGGAGCTGGATGCCGACTGGCAAGCGGTGCGGGCCGAATTCGCCCCCGCTGACGCGGCCTACACCAACCCCATCATCGGCCAGCAGCTCACCGGTGGCAGCACGGCGGTGCGCGGCTTCTGGACGCCGGTGCGCGAGGCCGGCGCGGCGGCGCGCATGATGCTGCTGGCGACCGCAGCCAAGCGCTGGGGTGTCGATGAGAACGCCTGCACCGCCCGCAACAGCGAAATTATCCATGAGGCGAGCGGGCGCCGTCTCAGTTACGGCGCGTTGGCCACAGACGCCGCCAAACAGCCTGTGCCGAACTCGGCCTTCCTCAAGGATCCCAGCGATTTCACCTTGCTCGGCACGCGCCAGAAGCGCCTGGATACACCGGCTAAGTGCGATGGCAGCGCACTCTTCGCGCAAGACATCCAGCGCCCGAAGATGCTGACGGCGGTGGTTCAACGCTGCCCTGTCTTCGGCGGCAAGCGCACGGGTTTCGATGCCGAGAGCGCGCGCCGAGTCCCCGGGGTGGTGGATGTGCTGCCGCTGCACGAGGATGCTGTGGCCGTGGTGGCCGAGGGCTGGTGGCCGGCCCAGCAGGCGCGCGGCAAGCTGCGCATCGACTGGGATTTCGGCGACCATGGCGCACTTTCCAGCGCGACCATTACGCGCCAGTTCGAGCAGGCGGTCGACAGCGGCATCAATGCCCGCAGCGAGGGGGATGTCGCCCAGGCGCTCAAGGACGCGCCCAAGACTCTGGAGGCGACCTACGAGGTGCCTTACCTGGCGCATGCCTGCATGGAGCCCATGACCTGTGTCGCTGAGATTAGCGAAACTGGCTGCGATGTCTGGGTCGGCACCCAGGCGCAGACCCGCACCCAGCAGACGGCGATCGAGATCACCGGGCTGCCGCAAGAGAAGGTGTGGGTGCACACGCTCTTTCTTGGCGGTGGTTTTGGGCGCCGCTCGGAGCAGGATTTTGTGCGCGATGCGGTCAGTCTGGCCAAGCAGACCGGGCGCCCGGTCAAGGTCATCTGGAGCCGCGAGGACGACATCCAGCACGACTATTACCGCCCCGCGACCTACAACCGGCTCGCTGCCGCGCTGGACAGCGACGGCAAGCCGCTGGCCTGGCGTCATCGCATCGCCGGGCCTTCGATTCGCGCGCGCAACTCCGCGCAAGTGCGCGAGAGTGGCATGGACGGCTCCTCGGTGGAGGGAGCTAAGAACCTGCCCTACGCCATCGACAATCTGGAAGTGACCTATGCGATGGTCAATCCGCCGGTGCCAGTCGGCTATTGGCGCTCGGTCGGCAGCTCGCAGAATGCCTTTGTCACCGAAGCCTTCTTCGACGAACTGGCGCGCGCGGCCGGTCGCGATCCCTACGAACTGCGCCTTGAACTGCTGGCCAAGCAGCCCCGCCATCTCGGTGTCCTCAAGCTGGCGGCGGAGAAGGCCGGCTGGGGTGCGCCCTTGCCGGACGGGCGCGCGCGCGGCATCGCGGTGGCCGAGGCCTTCGGCAGCTACTGCGCCGAGGTGGCGGAGGTCGAGCTTGAGGACAAGACCGTGAAGGTCAAGCGGGTGGTCTGCGCCATCGACTGCGGTCAGATCGTCAATCCGGCCATCATCGAGGCGCAGATGGAGAGCGCCATCGCCTATGGCCTGAACGCTACCCTGAACGGCGAGATCACCATCGGCAATGGCCGCGTTCAGCAGGGCAACTTCGATGACTACCCGCTGATCAACATCGCCGAGATGCCGGCGGTCGAGGTGCATATCGTCAAGTCTGACGCCTCACCGGGCGGCGTCGGCGAGCCGGGCACACCGCCGATTGCCCCGGCGGTTGCCAATGCCCTGCTGGCGCTGACCGGCAAGCCGGTGCGCCGGCTGCCGATCCGCCTGTGA
- the birA gene encoding bifunctional biotin--[acetyl-CoA-carboxylase] ligase/biotin operon repressor BirA: MSPADSRQQPATLVRNGTRGTLDTGANLIRRLADGQRHSGAALASELGISRAAVWKAVRRTSQRFGLEILATRGQGYQLATPLELLNAERIDATLSPAVRERVGPIHCFAELDSTNTWLLEQAAEGAPSGTCVLAERQTAGRGRRGRNWHSPFAANLYLSILWRFDTGPAALGALSLAAGATVAQAVEAFGVKGVQLKWPNDIHWQERKLGGLLIEVAGETQGPSRAVLGLGLNLNMPATAGNSIDQPWVDVREACEGQSLERNTIAAACIERLTTLLASFLHQGPKPFIDAWRRFDGYRDQPASLHWSEHQVQGIYRGIDDHGALLLQVGTETRHFAAGEFSLRPTRAAANNSDTQPR; this comes from the coding sequence ATGAGTCCTGCTGATTCTCGGCAACAGCCCGCCACCTTGGTCCGCAACGGAACGCGAGGGACCCTGGACACCGGAGCCAATCTGATCCGTCGGCTCGCCGACGGACAGCGTCACTCAGGCGCAGCCCTGGCCAGCGAGCTCGGCATCAGCCGCGCCGCGGTCTGGAAGGCCGTTCGCCGCACCAGCCAGCGCTTCGGCCTCGAGATTCTCGCCACCAGGGGGCAAGGCTACCAACTTGCCACCCCGCTTGAGCTACTCAATGCCGAACGAATTGACGCCACACTCTCGCCAGCGGTCCGGGAGCGGGTTGGACCAATTCACTGCTTTGCAGAGCTCGATTCCACCAACACCTGGCTACTCGAACAGGCCGCTGAGGGCGCTCCGAGTGGCACCTGCGTGCTGGCGGAACGTCAAACGGCTGGGCGCGGCCGCCGCGGACGCAACTGGCATTCTCCGTTCGCAGCCAACCTCTACCTATCCATCCTCTGGCGTTTCGACACCGGACCCGCTGCACTCGGCGCCCTCAGCCTGGCCGCGGGTGCCACTGTCGCACAAGCCGTTGAAGCCTTTGGCGTCAAAGGCGTGCAACTCAAATGGCCCAATGACATCCACTGGCAGGAACGCAAACTGGGTGGGCTACTGATCGAAGTGGCCGGCGAAACCCAGGGCCCCAGCCGCGCAGTCCTTGGTCTGGGACTCAACCTCAATATGCCCGCTACCGCAGGCAACAGCATCGACCAGCCTTGGGTCGACGTGCGCGAGGCATGCGAGGGCCAGTCACTGGAGCGCAATACCATCGCCGCCGCTTGCATCGAGCGACTGACAACACTGCTCGCTTCCTTTCTGCATCAAGGCCCCAAACCCTTCATCGACGCCTGGCGGCGTTTCGACGGCTATCGAGACCAACCCGCGAGCCTGCACTGGAGCGAGCACCAGGTCCAAGGTATCTATCGCGGCATCGACGATCATGGCGCCCTGCTGCTGCAAGTCGGCACCGAAACCCGCCATTTCGCCGCCGGCGAGTTCAGTCTGCGCCCGACCCGCGCAGCGGCCAACAACTCCGACACCCAGCCTCGTTAG